One genomic window of Desulfovibrio legallii includes the following:
- a CDS encoding sigma-54-dependent transcriptional regulator has protein sequence MSEKAHILVIDDEKNYLLVLQTLLEDEGYTVTAINDPETALAFLEESEVDAVVTDMKMPKVSGRQVLERVKKTWPYIPVLIMTAFGSIESAVEVMKYGAFDYITKPFSNDELLLSIHNAVELSRAHRQYRLLQEAMEDRYGVHKIVGRSKAIRDVLLMVERAAPSRSTVLITGESGTGKELVARAIHYTSPRKDKPFVSVNCMALNPGVLESELFGHEKGSFTGAVALRRGRFEQADGGTLFLDEIAELTPDLQVKLLRVLQERRFERVGGGEEIEVDIRVVAATNKDLAALVEKGTFRDDLYYRLNVVQIPLPPLRERREDIPLLVAHFVEKVCTENSMPPKTFSTEALNYMTGYEWPGNIRQLENVVESCLVLVPGNVIQVDNLPAEIRDEESQFKSAVDLLPVQLDLADTLEKIEAALIRRALVRADLVQVKAAEFLGISKSLLQYKLKKYGITGH, from the coding sequence ATGAGCGAAAAAGCGCATATTCTGGTCATTGACGACGAAAAAAACTATCTGCTGGTGCTCCAGACCCTGCTGGAGGACGAAGGCTACACGGTGACGGCCATCAACGACCCGGAAACGGCCCTGGCCTTTCTGGAAGAAAGCGAAGTGGACGCCGTGGTCACGGATATGAAGATGCCTAAGGTCTCCGGCCGTCAGGTGCTGGAGCGGGTGAAAAAAACCTGGCCTTACATCCCGGTGCTGATCATGACGGCCTTCGGCTCCATTGAGAGCGCCGTGGAGGTCATGAAGTACGGGGCCTTTGACTACATCACCAAGCCCTTTTCCAACGACGAGCTTTTGCTCTCCATCCACAACGCCGTGGAGCTTTCCCGCGCCCACCGCCAGTACCGTCTGCTGCAGGAGGCCATGGAAGACCGCTACGGCGTGCACAAGATTGTGGGCCGCAGCAAGGCCATCCGCGACGTGCTGCTTATGGTGGAGCGCGCCGCGCCCAGCCGCTCCACGGTGCTCATCACCGGCGAATCGGGCACGGGCAAGGAGCTGGTGGCCCGCGCCATCCACTATACCAGCCCGCGCAAGGACAAGCCCTTTGTTTCCGTTAACTGCATGGCCCTCAACCCCGGCGTGCTGGAAAGCGAACTCTTCGGGCACGAGAAAGGATCCTTCACCGGGGCCGTGGCCCTGCGCCGGGGCCGTTTTGAACAGGCCGACGGCGGCACGCTTTTCCTGGACGAAATCGCCGAGCTGACCCCGGACCTCCAGGTCAAGCTGCTGCGCGTTCTGCAGGAGCGCCGCTTTGAGCGCGTGGGCGGCGGCGAGGAAATTGAGGTGGATATCCGCGTGGTGGCCGCCACCAACAAGGATCTGGCCGCCCTGGTGGAGAAGGGCACGTTCCGCGACGACCTCTACTACCGGCTCAACGTGGTGCAGATTCCCCTGCCGCCCCTGCGGGAACGGCGGGAGGACATCCCCCTGCTGGTGGCCCACTTTGTGGAAAAGGTCTGCACGGAAAACAGCATGCCGCCCAAAACCTTCAGCACCGAGGCCCTCAACTACATGACCGGTTACGAGTGGCCGGGCAACATCCGCCAACTGGAAAACGTGGTGGAAAGCTGCCTTGTTCTGGTGCCCGGCAACGTCATCCAGGTGGATAACCTGCCGGCGGAAATCCGCGACGAGGAATCCCAGTTCAAAAGCGCCGTGGACCTTCTGCCCGTGCAGCTGGACCTGGCCGACACCCTGGAAAAAATCGAGGCCGCGCTCATCCGCCGCGCTCTGGTGCGGGCCGATCTGGTGCAGGTCAAGGCTGCGGAATTTCTGGGCATCTCCAAAAGTTTGCTTCAGTATAAGTTGAAAAAATACGGCATTACAGGGCATTAG
- a CDS encoding FCD domain-containing protein, translated as MSCLLEDIQSGVYAVGQNLPSERELMDEFGVGRPAVREALAALARMGLIEVSPGLRARVCRLTLQPLLREMRATLDIYSSSAEGWQQLHDVRLFFETAVVRHMARTVTDEQLASLQNLLENQRKLLDASEIRAFAEADIDFHRYLVECVGNSFLGLLADGFAGWLITPLYASMQVRRQSERSYRAHLAVFEALKKRDPDLAEGALRTHLEEMRGIYQVDVMAAPEKTDAACEDSATK; from the coding sequence TTGTCCTGCCTTCTGGAGGACATCCAGTCCGGGGTTTACGCCGTGGGGCAGAATCTGCCTTCGGAACGGGAGCTCATGGACGAATTCGGCGTGGGGCGGCCCGCCGTGCGCGAGGCCCTGGCGGCTTTGGCGCGCATGGGGCTTATTGAGGTTTCGCCTGGCCTCAGGGCGCGGGTCTGCCGCCTTACACTGCAGCCCTTGCTGCGGGAAATGCGCGCCACGCTGGACATCTACTCCAGTTCGGCCGAAGGCTGGCAGCAACTGCACGACGTGCGGCTGTTTTTTGAGACTGCGGTGGTGCGGCACATGGCCCGTACCGTCACGGACGAGCAGCTGGCGAGCCTGCAAAACCTGCTGGAAAACCAGCGCAAACTCCTGGACGCCTCGGAAATCCGGGCCTTTGCGGAGGCGGACATCGATTTCCACCGCTACTTGGTGGAATGCGTGGGCAACAGCTTCCTGGGCCTGCTGGCCGACGGCTTTGCCGGCTGGCTTATCACGCCGCTCTACGCCTCCATGCAGGTGCGGCGGCAGAGCGAGCGCTCCTACCGGGCGCATCTGGCGGTTTTTGAAGCCCTGAAAAAACGCGATCCGGATCTGGCCGAGGGGGCCCTGCGCACCCATCTGGAGGAAATGCGCGGCATCTATCAGGTGGACGTGATGGCTGCGCCCGAAAAAACGGACGCGGCCTGCGAGGACAGCGCGACAAAATAG
- a CDS encoding oligosaccharide flippase family protein has protein sequence MKLKSIPRRLGYILGAQWTRDLAWTAFTILLARHSPDVLGQIVLALTYGYLVKTVADVGLNDFLLSTFARREGHPRALLGEVTWLKLVVLLAALGVTWLVTGWQHYTPELRLVVLCIALGLGLDGVSDSFFALCQARGRQDVEMRIRVPASLVGIGFGIGCVLLNASPLLIALYKPLESLFFIIFALVALRRNPLAGVGLNGMRDLARQMKNGLVFTCMAACAMFYNKINVIFLKQYGGNADVGGYGVAWETVEGLSVLVSSALLGKVIFPLLARYWAQDKAAFRQLAGQTARTLWAASLPIIFLICVESDRFLPLIYGPNYQSAVTAQRLLTPCLATAFLHNLAAYAMIGMRRHRLLLAFYVSGLICNLICCFVLIPRMPLEGAALSLTITKIWVALLTVGYFQWTARPMRLGQWAMLLGAALCSAALWWACGRVAPRELAELAGLIPLLALFWRWRPPPPFEKA, from the coding sequence ATGAAGCTTAAGAGCATCCCCCGCAGGCTGGGCTACATCCTGGGCGCGCAATGGACGCGCGACCTGGCCTGGACCGCCTTCACCATCCTCCTGGCCCGGCACAGCCCCGACGTGCTGGGGCAGATTGTGCTGGCCCTGACTTACGGGTATCTGGTCAAAACCGTGGCCGACGTGGGCCTCAACGACTTTCTGCTCTCCACCTTCGCCCGGCGCGAAGGGCACCCCCGCGCCCTGCTGGGCGAAGTCACCTGGCTCAAGCTGGTGGTTCTGCTGGCCGCCCTGGGGGTCACTTGGCTGGTGACGGGCTGGCAGCACTATACGCCGGAACTGCGCCTGGTGGTCCTTTGCATCGCCCTGGGCCTGGGCCTGGACGGCGTGAGCGATTCCTTCTTCGCCCTCTGCCAGGCGCGCGGCCGCCAGGATGTGGAAATGCGCATCCGCGTGCCAGCCTCCCTGGTGGGCATCGGCTTCGGCATCGGCTGCGTGCTGCTGAACGCCTCGCCCCTGCTCATTGCCCTTTACAAGCCGTTGGAATCCCTGTTCTTCATCATCTTCGCCCTCGTGGCCCTGCGCCGCAACCCCCTGGCTGGCGTGGGCCTCAACGGCATGCGCGACCTGGCCCGCCAGATGAAGAACGGCCTGGTCTTTACCTGCATGGCCGCCTGCGCCATGTTCTACAATAAAATCAACGTCATTTTTCTCAAGCAATACGGCGGCAACGCCGACGTGGGCGGCTACGGCGTGGCCTGGGAAACCGTGGAGGGCCTTTCCGTGCTGGTCTCCAGCGCGCTGCTGGGCAAGGTCATCTTTCCCCTTCTGGCCCGCTACTGGGCGCAGGATAAAGCCGCCTTCAGGCAACTGGCCGGGCAGACCGCCCGCACCCTCTGGGCCGCCTCTCTGCCCATCATCTTCCTCATCTGCGTGGAAAGCGACCGCTTCCTGCCCCTTATCTACGGCCCCAACTACCAGAGCGCCGTCACAGCCCAGCGCCTGCTCACCCCCTGCCTGGCCACGGCCTTTCTGCACAACCTGGCCGCCTACGCCATGATCGGCATGCGTCGCCATCGCCTGCTCCTGGCCTTCTACGTCAGCGGCCTGATCTGCAACCTTATCTGCTGTTTTGTGCTCATCCCCCGCATGCCCCTGGAAGGCGCGGCCCTTTCCCTGACCATCACCAAGATCTGGGTGGCCCTGCTCACCGTGGGCTATTTTCAGTGGACCGCCCGGCCCATGCGCCTGGGCCAGTGGGCCATGCTGCTGGGCGCGGCCCTGTGCAGCGCGGCCCTGTGGTGGGCCTGCGGCCGCGTGGCCCCGCGCGAACTGGCGGAACTGGCCGGCCTTATCCCCCTCCTGGCCCTGTTCTGGCGCTGGCGCCCTCCCCCGCCCTTTGAAAAAGCGTAA
- a CDS encoding HlyD family secretion protein, whose amino-acid sequence MLRPRLLPCAAAARALSTPCPAPAFLTAPLLLALLLALLLAAPAATVRAAEAPTSIGSGATILTGKVVTTVTRAVSMPFNAVVDTVLVKPGDRVEKGAPLLRYHLQEEAERVLQREVTTGAGTEDLKGQVLDLERRLAETSAQRNKTRQLVASGLGSRQALSRLEDDVQSLQRRIELLRTTIRKTESNFAARLKELEGYFGASIREGETLPATLTLTSPIDGYVLALDATLNTGTLLPAGSAPIRVGQLDPVLIQVPVYEAEVSGIKEGDAVEVEIPSLNNKKFTGKVNEISWVSNDMNVANPSYYTVELTVPNPNLELKPGFKAVVRFKGGR is encoded by the coding sequence ATGCTGCGCCCCCGTCTTCTCCCCTGTGCCGCTGCCGCGCGCGCCCTGTCCACGCCTTGCCCTGCCCCCGCGTTCCTGACCGCCCCCCTCCTGCTGGCCCTGCTGCTGGCCCTGCTGCTGGCCGCACCGGCAGCGACGGTCCGCGCGGCGGAAGCCCCAACCTCCATCGGCAGCGGGGCCACCATCCTCACGGGCAAGGTGGTCACCACCGTTACCCGCGCCGTATCCATGCCCTTCAACGCCGTGGTGGACACGGTGCTGGTCAAGCCCGGCGACCGCGTGGAAAAAGGCGCGCCCCTTTTGCGCTACCACCTGCAGGAAGAAGCCGAACGCGTGCTCCAGCGCGAAGTGACCACCGGCGCGGGCACCGAAGACCTGAAAGGCCAGGTTCTGGACCTGGAACGCCGCCTGGCCGAAACCTCGGCCCAGCGCAACAAAACCCGCCAGCTTGTGGCCTCCGGCCTGGGCTCGCGCCAGGCCCTGAGCCGCCTGGAAGACGACGTCCAATCCCTGCAGCGGCGCATTGAACTTTTGCGCACCACCATCCGCAAGACCGAAAGCAACTTCGCCGCCCGCCTCAAAGAGCTGGAAGGCTACTTCGGCGCATCCATCCGGGAAGGCGAAACCCTGCCCGCCACCCTGACCCTCACCTCGCCCATTGACGGCTATGTGCTTGCCCTGGACGCTACCCTCAACACCGGCACCCTGCTGCCCGCCGGCAGCGCGCCCATCCGGGTGGGGCAGCTGGACCCCGTGCTCATCCAGGTGCCCGTCTACGAAGCCGAAGTGAGCGGCATCAAAGAAGGCGACGCCGTGGAGGTGGAAATCCCCTCCTTGAACAACAAGAAGTTTACGGGCAAGGTTAATGAAATTTCCTGGGTTTCCAATGATATGAACGTGGCAAACCCTTCCTATTACACCGTGGAGCTCACCGTGCCCAACCCCAACCTGGAGCTCAAACCCGGCTTCAAGGCCGTGGTGCGCTTCAAAGGGGGCAGGTAA
- a CDS encoding TolC family protein — MALSLALCACASNKAGLKSPELPARHWLEEAPGVPVENKAKLEAAVPNLYDPSKVFSFEDCVFLTIQQSPLLVNSAVELEIKRVALTNAVWKYLPEPRMALTVSNNLTRYNMDTKDTPGDYGQTKLRVGFSAAFPNPVATYFEHQVQKAMVNLAIATHRKAVGEAIYKIAQAYLQLQAQQKIVKAQQELLPLGKELTDYWQQVESVEGRQGVALNLAQQHQRELELMLEQTRMRETMQRTQLKILAGVEPQQRLNVDTDSADTILAGFEGRKLTWDNRWPATEDDLLLRGQVKLADYNIMVAWAQYMPDMNIALNNNPPAGQYQPTSGQEDTFLHFNVSFPLVDWGRRYRGVQTARMQKAQAFHELARKRTDYSNKWLQAEQRVALAETELKLAKTRLDTAAMQFKEAHISFNEGIEQFPAVAKLHEAEVQARVDYIKADLECRLARLEWMYVASLLQERFLGLPAKEIL; from the coding sequence GTGGCGCTGAGCCTTGCCCTCTGCGCCTGCGCTTCCAACAAGGCCGGGCTCAAATCGCCGGAGCTGCCCGCCCGGCACTGGCTGGAGGAAGCCCCGGGCGTGCCCGTGGAAAACAAGGCCAAACTGGAAGCCGCGGTGCCCAACCTCTACGATCCTTCCAAGGTCTTTTCCTTTGAGGACTGCGTCTTTCTGACCATCCAGCAGTCGCCTTTGCTGGTCAACAGCGCCGTGGAGCTGGAAATCAAGCGCGTGGCCCTGACCAACGCCGTGTGGAAGTACCTGCCCGAACCGCGCATGGCCCTCACCGTGTCCAACAACCTCACCCGTTACAACATGGACACCAAGGATACCCCCGGCGACTACGGCCAGACCAAACTGCGCGTGGGCTTCAGCGCCGCCTTTCCCAACCCTGTGGCCACCTATTTTGAGCACCAGGTGCAGAAAGCCATGGTCAATCTGGCCATTGCCACCCACCGCAAGGCCGTGGGCGAAGCCATCTACAAAATCGCCCAGGCCTATCTGCAGCTCCAGGCGCAGCAAAAAATCGTCAAGGCCCAGCAGGAGCTGCTGCCCCTGGGCAAGGAACTGACGGACTACTGGCAGCAGGTGGAATCCGTGGAAGGCCGCCAGGGCGTGGCCCTGAACCTGGCCCAGCAGCACCAGCGCGAGCTGGAACTTATGCTGGAGCAGACCCGCATGCGCGAAACCATGCAGCGCACCCAGCTCAAGATTCTGGCCGGCGTGGAGCCGCAACAACGCCTTAACGTGGATACGGACAGCGCCGACACCATCCTGGCCGGCTTCGAGGGCCGCAAGCTCACCTGGGACAACCGCTGGCCCGCCACCGAGGACGACCTTTTGCTCCGCGGCCAGGTCAAACTGGCGGACTACAACATCATGGTGGCCTGGGCCCAGTACATGCCCGACATGAACATTGCCCTCAACAACAATCCGCCTGCCGGGCAGTACCAGCCCACCAGCGGCCAGGAGGACACCTTCCTCCACTTCAACGTCAGCTTCCCCCTGGTGGATTGGGGCCGCCGCTACCGCGGCGTGCAGACCGCCCGCATGCAGAAGGCCCAGGCCTTCCATGAGCTGGCCCGCAAACGCACGGACTATTCCAACAAGTGGCTCCAGGCCGAACAGCGCGTGGCCCTGGCCGAAACCGAGCTCAAGCTGGCCAAAACGCGCCTGGATACGGCCGCCATGCAGTTCAAGGAAGCGCATATTTCGTTCAACGAGGGCATTGAGCAGTTCCCCGCCGTGGCCAAGCTCCACGAAGCTGAGGTGCAGGCCCGCGTGGACTACATCAAGGCCGATCTGGAGTGCCGCCTGGCGCGTCTGGAGTGGATGTACGTGGCCAGCCTGCTGCAGGAACGTTTCCTGGGGCTGCCTGCCAAGGAGATTCTGTGA